In the Topomyia yanbarensis strain Yona2022 chromosome 3, ASM3024719v1, whole genome shotgun sequence genome, one interval contains:
- the LOC131688485 gene encoding uncharacterized protein LOC131688485, whose protein sequence is MTLASSWNPVLIWSIGFCSICLLLYICTFKSYLKGLRGTISQLATAVPLSTVSPKARHTSVFAIDLESNVDYHQAGYLRNPTLNLEAIARSEKPKAHSGGLVFSGSLSNVKSKWRTIPKLLIFIKFNVLVTEGSTISA, encoded by the exons ATGACCCTTGCCAGCAGTTGGAATCCCGTCCTGATATGGTCTATCGGGTTCTGTTCTATTTGCTTGTTG CTCTACATATGCACCTTTAAATCCTATCTGAAGGGTTTGCGCGGAACGATCTCGCAGCTAGCGACGGCAGTTCCACTGTCCACTGTTAGTCCGAAAG CGCGCCACACGTCTGTTTTTGCAATAGATTTGGAATCGAATGTGGACTATCATCAAGCGGGCTACTTGAGAAACCCGACGCTGAATTTGGAGGCAATTGCTCGTTCGGAGAAGCCAAAGGCCCACAGTGGCGGACTAGTTTTTTCGGGTAGCTTAAGCA aTGTAAAAAGCAAATGGAGAACTATTCCGAAACTCCTGATCTTTATAAAATTCAACGTGTTAGTGACAGAGGGCAGTACAATCTCTGCTTAA